From the genome of Populus alba chromosome 10, ASM523922v2, whole genome shotgun sequence, one region includes:
- the LOC118047030 gene encoding DNA-directed RNA polymerase 1B, mitochondrial isoform X1: MWRTLARYAPSKKLRLTSSSRNLFKESTFIEKFRCPDTKTCLNSTFSLLGSRQVGVLPQNDKLDNPSYGDLTKSFRLSPCFFKGYATAAAAEVISSTDESELSWSDDFQGSMEESDKNFRKLESQFMPQQKKMMAGMGIGKYTILKRRQVKMETEAWEQTAREYQEMLEDMCEQKLAPNLPYVKSLFLGWFEPLRDAILAEQELCKVNSRVPHRAYFNDLPADMMAVITMHKLMGLLMTGNGGTASIRVVQAASVVGEAIENEAKIHKFLEKTKKRKNLKDKISEDESGAAIYEGEKLTKEQEKLRKKVTTLIKKQKVHQVRRIVKGHDDSMPWGQEAHLKVGSRLIQLMIESAYIQPPIDQIGDGPPDIRPAFVHTLKTITKDTQKSSRRYGVIECDPLVRKGLEKSARHMVIPYMPMLVPPLNWTGYDQGAYFFLPSYVMRIHGAKQQRVAIKRASRNQLEPVFKALDTLGNTKWRVNKRILAVIDRIWASGGHLAGLVDREDVPLPEEPQTEDEAEIRKWRWKVKSVKKENSERHSQRCDVELKLEVARKMKDEEGFYYPHNVDFRGRAYPMHPYLNHLGSDVCRGILEFAEGRPLGKSGLRWLKIHLANLYAGGVDKLSYDGRISFTENHLDDIFDSADRPLEGQRWWLGAEDPFQCLAVCINLSEALRSPSPETAISHTPVHQDGSCNGLQHYAALGRDKLGAAAVNLVGGGKPADVYSGIAARVLDIMRRDAEIDPAINPNSVHAKLLINQVDRKLVKQTVMTSVYGVTYIGARDQIKRRLKERCNIADDPQLYSAACYAAKTTLTALEEMFEGARGIMAWLGECAKVIASENQPVQWTTPFGLPVVQPYRQLGRQLIKTSLQVLTLQRETDKVMVKRQRTAFPPNFVHSLDGSHMMMTAVACKEAGLNFAGVHDSYWTHACDVDEMNRILREKFVELYETPILENLLESFQSSFPNLKFPPLPERGDFDLRDVLQSTYFFN; encoded by the exons ATGTGGAGAACCTTAGCCAGATATGCTCCTTCTAAAAAGCTGAGACTTACCTCAAGCTCTCGCAATCTCTTTAAAGAATCAAcctttattgaaaaattcagATGCCCAGATACCAAAACATGTCTAAATTCAACATTTTCTCTTCTGGGTTCTCGTCAGGTTGGCGTTTTACCTCAAAATGACAAATTGGACAATCCTAGTTATGGTGATTTAACAAAGTCTTTTCGTCTCTCCCCTTGTTTCTTCAAGGGGTATGCAACCGCAGCAGCTGCAGAGGTGATTTCTTCGACTGATGAATCAGAACTTTCTTGGTCTGATGACTTTCAAGGATCAATGGAGGAAAGTGACAAGAATTTCCGGAAACTGGAGTCACAGTTTATGCCACAACAGAAGAAAATGATGGCAGGTATGGGGATTGGAAAGTATACCATTCTTAAAAGGAGGCAAGTAAAGATGGAGACAGAAGCATGGGAACAGACGGCACGAGAGTATCAGGAAATGTTAGAGGACATGTGCGAGCAGAAACTGGCACCTAATTTGCCTTATGTAAAGTCTCTGTTTCTTGGTTGGTTTGAGCCTTTGAGGGATGCAATTCTTGCAGAGCAAGAATTGTGTAAGGTGAACTCGAGGGTTCCTCATAGAGCCTATTTTAATGACTTGCCGGCTGATATGATGGCAGTTATTACTATGCATAAGTTGATGGGGTTGTTGATGACCGGTAATGGAGGGACTGCCAGTATTAGGGTGGTTCAAGCCGCATCTGTTGTTGGCGAAGCAATTGAAAATGAG GCGAAGATACACAAGTTTTTGGAGAAgacaaagaagaggaagaatttgAAAGACAAGATATCTGAAGATGAGTCTGGTGCTGCTATTTATGAAGGAGAGAAACTAACTAAGGAACAGGAGAAACTGAGGAAAAAAGTAACTAcactgataaaaaaacaaaaggttcaTCAAGTAAGGCGAATTGTGAAGGGTCATGATGATTCAATGCCTTGGGGTCAGGAAGCACATCTGAAG GTTGGCTCTCGCCTGATTCAATTAATGATAGAAAGTGCCTATATACAACCTCCAATTGATCAAATAGGAGATGGTCCGCCTGATATTCGCCCTGCATTTGTGCATACCCTTAAAACCATCACAAAAGATACACA GAAAAGTAGTAGGAGATACGGTGTTATTGAGTGTGATCCACTTGTTCGCAAAGGCCTTGAGAAATCT GCTAGGCACATGGTCATCCCTTATATGCCAATGCTGGTGCCTCCTCTAAACTGGACAGG GTATGACCAAGGTGCATACTTTTTCTTACCATCCTATGTTATGCGAATCCATGGAGCAAAACAACAACGTGTTGCAATTAAAAGGGCTTCCAGGAATCAATTAGAGCCTGTTTTTAAG GCCCTGGATACTCTCGGAAATACCAAATGGAGAGTAAATAAAAGGATTCTTGCAGTAATTGATAGAATATGGGCTAGTGGAGGCCATCTTGCTGGCTTGGTTGACCGTGAAGAT GTTCCTTTGCCTGAGGAGCCACAAACAGAAGATGAAGCTGAAATTCGGAAATGGAGGTGGAAAGTTAAAAGTGTGAAAAAGGAGAACAGTGAGCGACATTCACAGCGTTGTGATGTGGAACTAAAACTTGAG GTAGCTAGAAAGATGAAGGATGAAGAAGGCTTCTACTATCCACACAACGTTGATTTTCGGGGTCGTGCTTACCCTATGCACCCATATTTGAATCATCTTGGCTCTGATGTGTGCCGGGGCATCCTTGAGTTTGCAGAGGGGCGACCTCTTGGGAAGTCTGGTTTGCGCTGGCTGAAGATACATTTAGCAAATTTGTATGCTGGTGGTGTAGACAAATTATCCTATGATGGTCGAATATCATTTACTGAGAATCATCTGGATGATATCTTTGATTCTGCTGACCGACCTCTTGAAGGACAACGCTGGTGGTTGGGTGCGGAGGATCCTTTTCAATGCTTGGCAGTATGCATTAATCTCTCAGAAGCTTTGAGAAGCCCTTCTCCAGAGACTGCTATTTCACATACACCTGTTCACCAG gaTGGTTCGTGCAATGGCTTGCAACACTATGCTGCCCTTGGAAGGGACAAG TTGGGAGCAGCTGCAGTAAATCTAGTTGGAGGAGGAAAACCCGCTGATGTTTACTCAGGAATTGCAGCCAG AGTTCTTGATATCATGCGAAGAGATGCAGAAATTGACCCTGCAATTAATCCAAATTCAGTGCATGCTAAGCTTTTAATCAATCAG GTGGACCGGAAGTTGGTGAAGCAGACAGTGATGACATCAGTGTATGGGGTTACTTATATTGGTGCCCGTGACCAAATCAAAAGGAGGTTAAAAGAGCGTTGTAACATTGCTGATGATCCACAGCTGTATTCTGCAGCCTGCTATGCAGCAAAA ACCACCTTGACAGCCTTAGAAGAGATGTTTGAAGGCGCGAGAGGAATTATGGCTTGGCTTGGAGAATGTGCAAAG GTGATAGCTTCAGAGAATCAGCCTGTGCAGTGGACCACTCCTTTTGGACTCCCTGTTGTACAGCCTTATCGACAGTTGGGAAGGCAGCTT ATTAAGACTTCCCTTCAGGTGCTGACGCTACAAAGAGAAACTGACAAG GTCATGGTCAAGCGGCAAAGAACAGCCTTTCCTCCAAATTTTGTCCACTCCCTTGATGGTTCTCACATGATGATGACTGCTGTTGCCTGCAAAGAGGCAGGTTTGAACTTTGCAG GGGTCCATGATTCATACTGGACACATGCATGCGATGTTGATGAAATGAACAGGATTCTGAGAGAAAAGTTTGTTGAACTCTACGAGACACCAATACTAGAGAAC TTATTGGAAAGCTTCCAAAGTTCGTTCCCCAACTTGAAATTTCCTCCCTTACCTGAGCGAGGAGACTTTGATCTAAGAGATGTCCTGCAATCAACCTATTTCTTCAACTAG
- the LOC118047030 gene encoding DNA-directed RNA polymerase 1B, mitochondrial isoform X2, with protein sequence MWRTLARYAPSKKLRLTSSSRNLFKESTFIEKFRCPDTKTCLNSTFSLLGSRQVGVLPQNDKLDNPSYGDLTKSFRLSPCFFKGYATAAAAEVISSTDESELSWSDDFQGSMEESDKNFRKLESQFMPQQKKMMAGMGIGKYTILKRRQVKMETEAWEQTAREYQEMLEDMCEQKLAPNLPYVKSLFLGWFEPLRDAILAEQELCKVNSRVPHRAYFNDLPADMMAVITMHKLMGLLMTGNGGTASIRVVQAASVVGEAIENEAKIHKFLEKTKKRKNLKDKISEDESGAAIYEGEKLTKEQEKLRKKVTTLIKKQKVHQVRRIVKGHDDSMPWGQEAHLKVGSRLIQLMIESAYIQPPIDQIGDGPPDIRPAFVHTLKTITKDTQKSSRRYGVIECDPLVRKGLEKSARHMVIPYMPMLVPPLNWTGYDQGAYFFLPSYVMRIHGAKQQRVAIKRASRNQLEPVFKALDTLGNTKWRVNKRILAVIDRIWASGGHLAGLVDREDVPLPEEPQTEDEAEIRKWRWKVKSVKKENSERHSQRCDVELKLEVARKMKDEEGFYYPHNVDFRGRAYPMHPYLNHLGSDVCRGILEFAEGRPLGKSGLRWLKIHLANLYAGGVDKLSYDGRISFTENHLDDIFDSADRPLEGQRWWLGAEDPFQCLAVCINLSEALRSPSPETAISHTPVHQDGSCNGLQHYAALGRDKLGAAAVNLVGGGKPADVYSGIAARVLDIMRRDAEIDPAINPNSVHAKLLINQVDRKLVKQTVMTSVYGVTYIGARDQIKRRLKERCNIADDPQLYSAACYAAKTTLTALEEMFEGARGIMAWLGECAKVIASENQPVQWTTPFGLPVVQPYRQLGRQLIKTSLQVLTLQRETDKVMVKRQRTAFPPNFVHSLDGSHMMMTAVACKEAGLNFAGLCGLAVLSLLQTPVIGKLPKFVPQLEISSLT encoded by the exons ATGTGGAGAACCTTAGCCAGATATGCTCCTTCTAAAAAGCTGAGACTTACCTCAAGCTCTCGCAATCTCTTTAAAGAATCAAcctttattgaaaaattcagATGCCCAGATACCAAAACATGTCTAAATTCAACATTTTCTCTTCTGGGTTCTCGTCAGGTTGGCGTTTTACCTCAAAATGACAAATTGGACAATCCTAGTTATGGTGATTTAACAAAGTCTTTTCGTCTCTCCCCTTGTTTCTTCAAGGGGTATGCAACCGCAGCAGCTGCAGAGGTGATTTCTTCGACTGATGAATCAGAACTTTCTTGGTCTGATGACTTTCAAGGATCAATGGAGGAAAGTGACAAGAATTTCCGGAAACTGGAGTCACAGTTTATGCCACAACAGAAGAAAATGATGGCAGGTATGGGGATTGGAAAGTATACCATTCTTAAAAGGAGGCAAGTAAAGATGGAGACAGAAGCATGGGAACAGACGGCACGAGAGTATCAGGAAATGTTAGAGGACATGTGCGAGCAGAAACTGGCACCTAATTTGCCTTATGTAAAGTCTCTGTTTCTTGGTTGGTTTGAGCCTTTGAGGGATGCAATTCTTGCAGAGCAAGAATTGTGTAAGGTGAACTCGAGGGTTCCTCATAGAGCCTATTTTAATGACTTGCCGGCTGATATGATGGCAGTTATTACTATGCATAAGTTGATGGGGTTGTTGATGACCGGTAATGGAGGGACTGCCAGTATTAGGGTGGTTCAAGCCGCATCTGTTGTTGGCGAAGCAATTGAAAATGAG GCGAAGATACACAAGTTTTTGGAGAAgacaaagaagaggaagaatttgAAAGACAAGATATCTGAAGATGAGTCTGGTGCTGCTATTTATGAAGGAGAGAAACTAACTAAGGAACAGGAGAAACTGAGGAAAAAAGTAACTAcactgataaaaaaacaaaaggttcaTCAAGTAAGGCGAATTGTGAAGGGTCATGATGATTCAATGCCTTGGGGTCAGGAAGCACATCTGAAG GTTGGCTCTCGCCTGATTCAATTAATGATAGAAAGTGCCTATATACAACCTCCAATTGATCAAATAGGAGATGGTCCGCCTGATATTCGCCCTGCATTTGTGCATACCCTTAAAACCATCACAAAAGATACACA GAAAAGTAGTAGGAGATACGGTGTTATTGAGTGTGATCCACTTGTTCGCAAAGGCCTTGAGAAATCT GCTAGGCACATGGTCATCCCTTATATGCCAATGCTGGTGCCTCCTCTAAACTGGACAGG GTATGACCAAGGTGCATACTTTTTCTTACCATCCTATGTTATGCGAATCCATGGAGCAAAACAACAACGTGTTGCAATTAAAAGGGCTTCCAGGAATCAATTAGAGCCTGTTTTTAAG GCCCTGGATACTCTCGGAAATACCAAATGGAGAGTAAATAAAAGGATTCTTGCAGTAATTGATAGAATATGGGCTAGTGGAGGCCATCTTGCTGGCTTGGTTGACCGTGAAGAT GTTCCTTTGCCTGAGGAGCCACAAACAGAAGATGAAGCTGAAATTCGGAAATGGAGGTGGAAAGTTAAAAGTGTGAAAAAGGAGAACAGTGAGCGACATTCACAGCGTTGTGATGTGGAACTAAAACTTGAG GTAGCTAGAAAGATGAAGGATGAAGAAGGCTTCTACTATCCACACAACGTTGATTTTCGGGGTCGTGCTTACCCTATGCACCCATATTTGAATCATCTTGGCTCTGATGTGTGCCGGGGCATCCTTGAGTTTGCAGAGGGGCGACCTCTTGGGAAGTCTGGTTTGCGCTGGCTGAAGATACATTTAGCAAATTTGTATGCTGGTGGTGTAGACAAATTATCCTATGATGGTCGAATATCATTTACTGAGAATCATCTGGATGATATCTTTGATTCTGCTGACCGACCTCTTGAAGGACAACGCTGGTGGTTGGGTGCGGAGGATCCTTTTCAATGCTTGGCAGTATGCATTAATCTCTCAGAAGCTTTGAGAAGCCCTTCTCCAGAGACTGCTATTTCACATACACCTGTTCACCAG gaTGGTTCGTGCAATGGCTTGCAACACTATGCTGCCCTTGGAAGGGACAAG TTGGGAGCAGCTGCAGTAAATCTAGTTGGAGGAGGAAAACCCGCTGATGTTTACTCAGGAATTGCAGCCAG AGTTCTTGATATCATGCGAAGAGATGCAGAAATTGACCCTGCAATTAATCCAAATTCAGTGCATGCTAAGCTTTTAATCAATCAG GTGGACCGGAAGTTGGTGAAGCAGACAGTGATGACATCAGTGTATGGGGTTACTTATATTGGTGCCCGTGACCAAATCAAAAGGAGGTTAAAAGAGCGTTGTAACATTGCTGATGATCCACAGCTGTATTCTGCAGCCTGCTATGCAGCAAAA ACCACCTTGACAGCCTTAGAAGAGATGTTTGAAGGCGCGAGAGGAATTATGGCTTGGCTTGGAGAATGTGCAAAG GTGATAGCTTCAGAGAATCAGCCTGTGCAGTGGACCACTCCTTTTGGACTCCCTGTTGTACAGCCTTATCGACAGTTGGGAAGGCAGCTT ATTAAGACTTCCCTTCAGGTGCTGACGCTACAAAGAGAAACTGACAAG GTCATGGTCAAGCGGCAAAGAACAGCCTTTCCTCCAAATTTTGTCCACTCCCTTGATGGTTCTCACATGATGATGACTGCTGTTGCCTGCAAAGAGGCAGGTTTGAACTTTGCAGGTTTGTGTGGGTTAGCagttctctctctcctccagACACCTG TTATTGGAAAGCTTCCAAAGTTCGTTCCCCAACTTGAAATTTCCTCCCTTACCTGA
- the LOC118047046 gene encoding heat shock protein 90-5, chloroplastic: protein MAPVLSRSLATSASLISLSSSIRHPNNKVFNLRSVFLPQNNGLRKGFSCSGLKWKPEKRSDQVSVRCKAAVAEKESTDTSGEKFEYQAEVSRLLDLIVHSLYSHKEVFLRELVSNASDALDKLRFLSVTEPSLLGDAGDLEIRIRSDPDNGIITITDTGIGMTKEELVDCLGTIAQSGTSKFLKALKENKDVGADNDLIGQFGVGFYSAFLVSEKVVVSTKSPKSDKQYVWESEADSSSYVIKEETDPEKILRRGTEITLYLKEDDKYEFSDAVRIQGLVKNYSQFVAFPIYTWVEKSRTVEVEEEEEPKGEDVPEGEEKKTKKTKTEKYWDWELANETKPIWMRNPKEVEKDEYQEFYKKTFNEFLDPLAYTHFTTEGEVEFRSVLYIPGMGPLNNEDVINPKTKNIRLHVKRVFISDDFDGELFPRYLSFVRGVVDSDDLPLNVSREILQESRIVRIMRKRLVRKAFDMVQDLSESENKEDYKKFWENFGKFLKLGCVEDSGNHKRITPLLRFYTSKSEEELTSLDEYVENMGENQKAIYYLATDSLKSAKSAPFLEKLVQKDIEVLYLIEPIDEVAIQNLQTYKEKKFVDISKEDLELGDDDEVKDRETKQEYNLLCDWIKQQLGEKVAKVQVSKRLSSSPCVLVSGKFGWSANMERLMKAQTLGDQSSLEFMRGRRILEINPDHPIIKDMNAACKNAPDSDDAKRAIDLLYDTALISSGFTPDSPAELGGKIYEMMAMALGGRWGRSDGDKEEAAEGNAAESDANASEVSEPQVIEPSEVRTESDPWQD from the exons ATGGCTCCAGTTCTAAGCAGAAGCTTGGCTACTTCTGCCTCTTTAATCTCCCTTTCCTCTTCTATTAGACATCCAAATAATAAAGTCTTCAATCTCAGAAGTGTTTTCTTGCCACAAAATAATGGTCTCAGAAAGGGTTTTTCTTGTTCTGGCTTAAAATGGAAACCTGAGAAGAGAAGTGACCAGGTTTCGGTTAGGTGTAAGGCTGCTGTGGCTGAGAAGGAATCTACTGATACCTCAGGCGAGAAATTTGAGTACCAAGCTGAG GTTAGTCGACTGTTGGATTTGATAGTTCACAGTCTGTACAGCCACAAGGAAGTCTTCCTGAGAGAGCTTGTGAG CAATGCAAGTGATGCTTTAGATAAGTTGAGATTCTTAAGTGTGACTGAACCCTCTTTGCTTGGAGATGCTGGTGACCTTGAGATACGCATCAGATCTGATCCAGACAATGGCATCATTACCATAAC AGATACTGGCATTGGGATGACGAAAGAGGAGTTAGTTGACTGCCTTGGAACTATTGCTCAGAGTGGCACTTCAAAATTCCTCAAGGCTCTTAAG GAAAACAAAGATGTTGGGGCAGACAATGATTTGATTGGCcaatttggtgttggtttctaTTCTGCTTTCCTTGTATCTGAGAAG GTTGTTGTGTCTACAAAGAGCCCAAAGTCAGATAAGCAATATGTTTGGGAATCAGAAGCCGACAGTAGCTCATATGTCATCAAGGAAGAAACTGACCCCGAAAAGATCCTGCGTCGTGGTACTGAAATCACACTTTATTTAAAG GAAGATGACAAGTATGAATTCTCAGACGCTGTCAGAATCCAGGGGTTGGTGAAGAATTACTCTCAGTTTGTTGCTTTCCCCATCTATACATGGGTTGAAAAATCAAGGACTGTTGAG gtggaagaggaggaagaaccCAAAGGAGAAGACGTGCCAGAGG gagaagaaaaaaaaacaaagaaaactaaaactgagAAGTATTGGGATTGGGAATTAGCCAACGAAACAAAACCAATCTGG ATGAGGAATCCAAAGGAAGTTGAAAAGGATGAATATCAGGAGTTCTACAAGAAGACATTTAATGAATTCTTGGATCCACTTGCATACACACACTTTACCACAGAG GGAGAAGTTGAGTTTAGGAGTGTTCTATACATTCCAGGAATGGGGCCTCTTAACAACGAGGATgtaataaatccaaaaaccaaGAACATTCGCTTACATGTGAAGCGGGTTTTTATCTCAGATGATTTTGATGGGGAGCTG TTCCCACGATATTTAAGCTTTGTGAGGGGTGTGGTGGACTCTGATGATCTCCCTCTTAATGTTTCTCGAGAGATTCTCCAAGAGAGTCGGATTGTAAGGATTATGAGAAAACGACTTGTTAGGAAAGCATTTGACATGGTTCAAGATCTTTCTGAAAGTGAAAACAAAGAG GATTACAAAAAATTCTGGGAGAACTTTGGCAAGTTTCTGAAATTAGGATGTGTTGAAGACTCTGGTAATCACAAGCGCATAACTCCGCTTTTGCGGTTCTACACTTCCAAAAGCGAGGAAGAACTCACAAGCCTAGATGAATATGTTGAAAATATGGGAGAAAACCAGAAGGCTATCTATTACTTGGCAACAGACAGCTTGAAAAGTGCCAAGAGTGCACCCTTCTTGGAGAAGTTAGTTCAAAAGGACATTGAG gTCCTTTATTTAATTGAGCCAATTGATGAAGTTGCCATCCAGAACCTGCAAACCTACAAAGAGAAGAAATTTGTTGATATCAGCAAGGAAGATCTAGAACTCG gtgatgatgatgaggtcAAAGATAGGGAAActaaacaagaatacaatctCCTATGTGATTGGATTAAGCAGCAACTTGGTGAAAAGGTGGCCAAAGTCCAAGTTTCAAAGCGTCTGAGCTCTTCTCCCTGTGTGCTTGTCTCTGGCAAGTTTGGTTGGTCTGCGAACATGGAAAG GTTGATGAAAGCACAAACCCTTGGGGATCAATCTAGCTTGGAGTTCATGAGGGGAAGGAGAATACTGGAGATTAACCCAGATCACCCAATCATTAAAGACATGAAT GCTGCTTGCAAGAATGCACCTGACAGCGATGATGCCAAGAGAGCTATTGACCTCCTATATGACACAGCGTTGATCTCCAGCGGATTCACT CCCGACAGCCCAGCTGAGCTGGGTGGTAAAATATATGAGATGATGGCCATGGCACTTGGAGGGAGATGGGGTAGATCAGATGGAGATAAGGAAGAGGCAGCAGAGGGCAATGCTGCAGAATCTGATGCGAATGCTAGTGAGGTCTCAGAGCCACAAGTAATTGAACCATCAGAAGTGAGGACGGAGAGTGATCCATGGCAAGATTGA
- the LOC118047020 gene encoding uncharacterized protein, which yields MGTATSSMAAKFAFFPPNPPSYTILVDEETGKLRLSSDVIHQRDNVDILKLCTKKGNEIVAMYVKNPSASLTVLYSHGNAADIGQMYHIFTELSSHLNLNLVGYDYSGYGQSSGKPSEHETYSDIEAAYKCLEETYGAKEEDIILYGQSVGSGPALELATHLPGLRALILHSPILSGLRVMYPIKKTFWFDIYKNIDKIPLVNCPVLVIHGTEDEVVNFSHGKQLWELCKEKYEPLWLKGGNHCNLELYPEYLKHLKKFISAIEKQPPHLRNVSAQSTDQPEHPLNAAESKADKPRPSTDHKEKARPSFGQREKSRLSTDNREKARASTDRRERTRKSIDRVGKARNSTDQQEKARNSFDRLGDMVRSVGLCNVDCLKQTAAEA from the exons ATGGGTACAGCAACATCATCCATGGCAGCGAAATTTGCTTTCTTTCCACCAAATCCACCATCTTACACCATATTAGTGGATGAAGAAACTGGAAAGCTCAGGCTCTCGTCAGACGTAATCCACCAGAGGGACAACGTGGATATTCTGAAGTTATGTACCAAGAAAGGCAATGAAATTGTTGCTATGTATGTGAAAAATCCTTCAGCTTCATTGACAGTGTTGTATTCTCATGGCAATGCTGCTGATATTGGCCAGATGTATCATATTTTCACTGAGCTTAGCTCGCACCTTAATCTTAATCTTGTGGG GTATGATTATTCAGGCTATGGACAGTCTTCTGGAAAG CCAAGCGAGCATGAGACCTACTCTGACATAGAGGCTGCGTATAAATGCCTTGAAGAGACATATGGAGCGAAGGAGGAAGACATTATATTGTACGGCCAGTCAGTAGGGAGTGGACCTGCTCTTGAACTGGCTACTCATTTGCCTGGACTGAGGGCTCTAATTCTTCACAGCCCGATCCTGTCTGGCCTTCGAGTCATGTATCCTATCAAGAAAACTTTCTGGTTCGACATTTACAAG AATATTGATAAAATCCCGCTAGTTAATTGTCCAGTTCTTGTAATTCAT GGAACAGAAGATGAAGTTGTGAATTTCTCTCATGGGAAGCAGCTTTGGGAGCTTTGCAAAGAGAAGTATGAACCACTGTGGCTCAAAGGAGGAAACCACTGCAATCTGGAACTCTACCCAGAGTACTTGAAGCATCTCAAGAAGTTCATATCTGCCATCGAAAAACAGCCGCCGCATCTTCGAAACGTATCTGCACAAAGTACAGATCAACCTGAACACCCCTTGAATGCAGCAGAATCCAAAGCGGATAAGCCAAGGCCAAGCACAGATCACAAAGAGAAGGCTAGGCCTAGTTTTGGACAGAGAGAAAAATCCAGGCTAAGCACAGACAACAGAGAGAAAGCGAGAGCCAGCACTGACAGAAGAGAGAGGACGCGAAAGAGCATTGATCGCGTGGGGAAAGCAAGAAATAGCACAGATCAGCAAGAGAAAGCGAGGAACAGCTTCGACCG GTTGGGAGACATGGTGAGGTCTGTTGGATTGTGCAACGTTGATTGTCTTAAGCAGACAGCTGCCGAGGCCTGA
- the LOC118047008 gene encoding LOW QUALITY PROTEIN: UDP-glycosyltransferase 89A2-like (The sequence of the model RefSeq protein was modified relative to this genomic sequence to represent the inferred CDS: deleted 1 base in 1 codon) — MTTTTTHQATATRLVFPYPAQGQPSLFLDLTHQLSLHNLTITILTTPKNLPTVSPLLSTHPQIHTLVLPFPSHPLIPAGVENVKDLGNSGNLAIIAASTKLSDPITLWFKSHANPPVAIISDFFLGWTQHLAQHLNIRRFAFYPSAAFFAGILNYCWGNLESVKGLDVVDFVDLPRSPSFKEEHLPSVFRRYRESDPDCQLVKDSLVANKLSYGFIFNSFKSLEGEYLGFLKREFGHERVYAVGPINLLGPESTDRGNPVTGSSANVFKWLDGCPDGSVLYVCFGSQKLLNKKQMEALADGLEKSMVRFIWVVENRHAQQVEDGYGVVPDGFDERLAGRGLVIRGWAPQVKILSHRAVGWFLSHCGWNSVLEGIVAGATILAWPMEADQFIDARLLVEELGVGVGACEGTATVPDSEELAKVIRESMSEKGAGVKMKAKELRRKALEAVKEGGSSLNDLNGLIKELCKLKIQ, encoded by the exons ATGACCACCACCACAACCCACCAAGCAACCGCCACACGTCTAGTGTTTCCCTATCCAGCTCAAGGCCAACCCTCCCTCTTTCTAGACCTAACACACCAACTCTCTCTTCATAACCTAACAATCACCATCTTGACCACACCCAAAAACCTCCCTACCGTCTCTCCTCTTCTTTCCACACACCCACAAATCCACACCTTAGTCCTTCCCTTCCCATCTCACCCTTTAATCCCTGCAGGTGTTGAAAATGTCAAAGATCTTGGTAATTCTGGAAACCTGGCCATTATTGCAGCATCTACCAAGCTCTCTGACCCCATTACCCTGTGGTTCAAGTCTCACGCTAATCCTCCGGTCGCTATCATCTCTGATTTCTTTCTTGGCTGGACCCAACATCTGGCCCAACACTTAAACATACGCCGTTTTGCATTTTATCCATCTGCGGCGTTTTTTGctggtattttaaattattgttgggGTAATCTGGAGAGTGTAAAGGGTTTGGACgttgttgattttgttgatttgcCTAGATCACCGTCTTTTAAAGAGGAGCATCTGCCTTCTGTGTTCCGTAGGTACAGGGAATCCGACCCGGATTGTCAGCTTGTCAAGGACAGCTTGGTTGCAAATAAGTTGAgttatggatttatttttaatagtttcaAGTCTTTGGAGGGTGAGTATTTGGGTTTTTTGAAGAGAGAATTCGGGCATGAGAGGGTTTATGCGGTTGGCCCTATTAATTTGTTGGGTCCGGAAAGTACCGATCGGGGCAACCCGGTAACGGGTTCTTCTGCTAATGTGTTCAAGTGGCTAGATGGGTGTCCAGATGGGTCCGTGCTATATGTTTGTTTCGGGAGTCAAAAGCTGTTGAATAAGAAACAAATGGAGGCGTTGGCTGATGGGCTCGAAAAGAGTATGGTCCGTTTCATT TGGGTCGTTGAAAACAGGCACGCCCAACAAGTTGAAGACGGGTACGGGGTAGTACCCGATGGGTTCGATGAACGGTTAGCGGGTCGGGGTCTGGTTATAAGAGGATGGGCCCCACAGGTTAAGATACTGAGTCACAGAGCGGTTGGTTGGTTCTTGAGTCATTGTGGGTGGAACTCGGTGCTAGAAGGGATAGTAGCTGGTGCGACGATACTGGCCTGGCCCATGGAAGCTGACCAGTTCATCGATGCCAGACTGTTGGTGGAGGAATTGGGAGTGGGAGTGGGGGCCTGTGAAGGGACAGCCACAGTGCCTGACTCGGAGGAGTTGGCAAAAGTCATACGTGAGTCAATGAGTGAAAAAGGTGCGGGTGTGAAGATGAAGGCTAAGGAGCTGAGAAGGAAGGCATTGGAGGCCGTGAAAGAGGGTGGGAGCTCCTTGAATGACTTGAACGGGCTAATCAAGGAATTGtgcaaattaaaaatccaataa